Proteins co-encoded in one Papaver somniferum cultivar HN1 chromosome 5, ASM357369v1, whole genome shotgun sequence genomic window:
- the LOC113278282 gene encoding uncharacterized protein LOC113278282 — protein sequence MGAGRKKKTNPKTNPLPERVVRHPSVNCSVTARNLRTDELGGVILGCTRETMTECLTNKIFGLPAFHISYIRKIKPGLPLFLFNYSDRKMHGIFEATSNGEMNINPCGWSEDGQELTKYPAQVRVCVRMQCKSLLEEQYKPILIDNYYTEDFFWFELDHTQTRNLISLFEPLVIAKKPKRASKHEKKGGRVSEGSKVTQLSKRHKPNVPFKSQAKVQQYSSNWHVLLDLNSDSSEPEEEGQGSSISEDETPLYMGINFEIGSSSATPFEEENEEEVVHRKLLQLVNQREQAKSHSFCRRSVSRWFSAVPLSGYVALVFIALACLRLYSEV from the exons ATGGGAGCCGGGAGGAAGAAAAAGACTAACCCAAAGACGAACCCTTTACCGGAAAGAGTTGTGCGGCATCCAAGTGTTAACTGCAGTGTAACAGCAAGGAATTTGAGGACTGATGAACTTGGAGGTGTCATACTTGGCTGTACAAGAGAAACCATGACGGAATGTCTCACTAACAAGATATTCG GTTTACCAGCTTTCCATATCTCATACATAAGGAAGATCAAACCTGGCTTGCCGCTATTCTTGTTCAATTACTCTGATCGAAAAATGCACGGAATTTTTGAAGCTACAAGCAATGGGGAAATGAATATCAACCCGTGTGGATGGAGTGAAGATGGTCAAGAGCTTACTAAGTACCCTGCGCAG GTTCGCGTTTGTGTCAGAATGCAATGCAAGTCACTGCTGGAAGAACAGTACAAACCAATACTCATAGACAACTATTACACTGaagattttttttggtttgaactCGACCATACTCAGACCCGTAATTTGATCTCGCTGTTTGAACCCTTGGTCATAGCTAAGAAGCCGAAACGGGCTTCTAAACATGAGAAGAAAGGTGGGAGAGTTTCAGAGGGCAGTAAGGTGACTCAATTGAGTAAGCGGCATAAGCCTAATGTACCATTCAAATCTCAAGCTAAGGTTCAACAGTATTCATCAAACTGGCATGTTCTTCTAGATCTGAACTCCGACTCTAGTGAACCCGAAGAGGAAGGtcaaggctcttctatttcagagGATGAAACTCCTTTGTACATGGGAATCAATTTCGAAATAGGTTCATCAAGTGCAACTCCATTtgaggaagaaaatgaagaggAAGTCGTCCACCGTAAACTACTGCAGTTGGTGAATCAAAGAGAGCAGGCAAAGAGTCACTCGTTTTGCCGAAGAAGCGTTTCAAGGTGGTTTAGTGCTGTACCTTTGTCAGGCTATGTAGCTTTGGTGTTCATAGCATTGGCGTGCCTGAGACTTTACAGTGAAGTATGA